One genomic segment of Phycisphaerales bacterium AB-hyl4 includes these proteins:
- a CDS encoding B12-binding domain-containing protein — protein sequence MASRRNVIHEQFFNALISGDRDAARSVVNEALDADIQASQILTHLFWPTLEHVQNLHRNDQLSDLAYQFATRLLRQLVDQMQMRLESGQSRDCTVLVACGAEQAEELAAQMAADLLEADGYTVFYAGGGIANDELVEQLGQMKANKLVIFGAVPQTVPYTRLLIDRLHELGVCPDLQIIVGGGVFNRAEGLAEEIGADLWANDPGELVQTMAENPDRRMGEDQRTVGRRRRQGKSQAA from the coding sequence ATGGCGAGTCGACGCAATGTAATTCACGAACAGTTCTTCAATGCCCTGATCAGCGGCGATCGTGACGCGGCGCGCAGCGTCGTCAACGAAGCCTTGGATGCCGACATCCAGGCGTCGCAGATCCTCACGCATCTGTTCTGGCCAACGCTGGAACACGTGCAGAACCTGCATCGCAACGATCAGCTCAGCGACCTGGCTTACCAGTTCGCCACGCGATTGCTGCGGCAGCTTGTCGACCAGATGCAGATGCGTCTGGAGTCGGGCCAGTCGCGTGACTGCACAGTGCTGGTCGCCTGCGGCGCGGAGCAGGCCGAAGAGCTCGCGGCGCAGATGGCGGCCGACCTTCTCGAAGCCGACGGCTACACCGTCTTCTACGCCGGCGGCGGCATTGCCAACGATGAACTGGTCGAACAGCTCGGCCAAATGAAAGCGAACAAGCTGGTGATCTTCGGCGCCGTGCCGCAGACCGTGCCTTACACCCGGCTGTTGATCGATCGGCTGCACGAACTGGGCGTCTGCCCGGACCTGCAGATCATCGTCGGCGGCGGCGTGTTCAACCGGGCCGAAGGGCTCGCTGAGGAAATCGGCGCAGACCTCTGGGCCAACGACCCCGGCGAACTGGTGCAGACGATGGCGGAGAACCCGGACCGTCGCATGGGCGAAGACCAGCGCACCGTCGGCCGACGGCGACGTCAGGGCAAGAGCCAGGCGGCCTGA
- a CDS encoding M48 family metalloprotease: MKHTKITQWLAAMLLALSLMVTPGCQVNPATGQSQFNVLSEREEIEIGEQYSPEFLEEFGGPIPNERIQSYVREIGMEMAAISERPDLPWEFHTLDSGVINAFALPGGKVFISRGLMVEFENEAQLAAVIGHEIGHVTAQHIGQQMSRAAATQAGLGILGVAVAGTDWGPLLGVGAELGSGVYLLSFGREQENEADELGMRYMSRVGYNPAAALKVMEVLRAAGGGGGIEWLSTHPAPDTRVSRVQRVLDRDYPDHDDADEYRLGRDSYRENVLEELRKMPAPTHGASQQGSLGPIMRHAHAGCAACVH; this comes from the coding sequence ATGAAACACACGAAAATCACGCAATGGCTTGCCGCCATGCTGCTCGCCCTGTCGCTGATGGTCACCCCCGGCTGCCAGGTGAACCCCGCCACCGGGCAGTCGCAGTTCAACGTCCTCAGCGAACGCGAGGAAATCGAGATCGGCGAACAGTACAGCCCCGAGTTCCTCGAAGAGTTCGGCGGCCCCATCCCCAACGAACGCATCCAAAGCTACGTCCGCGAGATCGGCATGGAAATGGCCGCCATCAGCGAACGGCCCGACCTGCCCTGGGAGTTTCACACGCTCGACTCCGGCGTCATCAACGCGTTCGCGCTGCCCGGTGGCAAGGTCTTCATCAGCCGCGGCCTCATGGTCGAGTTTGAAAACGAAGCCCAGCTCGCTGCCGTCATCGGCCATGAGATCGGCCACGTCACCGCGCAGCACATCGGCCAGCAGATGAGCCGAGCCGCCGCGACGCAGGCCGGCCTGGGCATCCTCGGTGTCGCCGTCGCCGGCACGGACTGGGGCCCGCTGTTGGGCGTCGGTGCGGAGTTGGGGTCGGGCGTTTATCTGCTGAGCTTCGGCCGGGAGCAGGAAAACGAAGCCGACGAACTGGGCATGCGCTACATGAGCCGCGTCGGTTACAACCCCGCCGCTGCGCTCAAGGTGATGGAAGTGCTCCGTGCCGCGGGCGGGGGTGGCGGTATTGAATGGCTGTCCACTCACCCGGCGCCCGATACGCGCGTCAGCCGTGTGCAGCGTGTTCTCGATCGTGACTATCCGGACCATGACGACGCCGACGAGTACCGCCTCGGCCGAGACAGCTACCGCGAAAATGTCCTCGAGGAGTTGCGCAAGATGCCTGCCCCGACCCACGGGGCATCGCAGCAGGGCAGCCTCGGCCCGATCATGCGGCACGCTCACGCGGGGTGCGCGGCCTGCGTCCACTGA
- a CDS encoding tetratricopeptide repeat protein gives MKKIEPQHFLDVVRPPLAQGDAAELARAVLERWSARDVCVLLQCPQQDVRRVAAVVIGLVGDGSCIGCLTHALHDTDEQVNQMAEHGLWSIWFRASQPAAAQPFHEGVALLSMECQDDAIRKFTQAIDADPDFAEAYNQRSIAHFLAGRWQAALDDGHETIARMPIHFGAIAGMGHCHAHRNELDHALACYRRALAINPRMPAIARAVERLEHKLHGVPVPAPKPSHRGAQQ, from the coding sequence ATGAAGAAGATTGAACCGCAACATTTTCTCGATGTGGTCCGCCCGCCGCTGGCGCAGGGTGACGCCGCAGAGCTTGCCCGGGCTGTGCTCGAACGGTGGTCGGCCCGCGATGTGTGCGTGTTGCTGCAATGTCCGCAGCAGGATGTCCGCCGGGTCGCGGCGGTGGTGATCGGGCTCGTGGGCGACGGTTCGTGCATCGGCTGCCTGACCCACGCGCTGCACGACACGGACGAGCAGGTCAATCAGATGGCGGAGCATGGCCTGTGGTCGATCTGGTTCCGCGCCAGCCAGCCCGCCGCCGCCCAGCCGTTCCACGAAGGCGTCGCGCTGCTTTCGATGGAATGCCAGGACGATGCGATTCGCAAGTTCACCCAGGCCATCGACGCCGACCCCGACTTCGCCGAGGCGTACAACCAGCGGAGCATCGCCCACTTTCTCGCCGGCCGCTGGCAGGCCGCGCTCGACGACGGCCACGAAACCATCGCCCGCATGCCGATCCATTTCGGCGCGATTGCCGGCATGGGCCACTGCCACGCTCACCGAAACGAACTCGACCACGCTTTGGCCTGCTACCGCCGTGCCCTGGCGATCAACCCCCGCATGCCCGCGATCGCCCGAGCCGTCGAACGCCTCGAACACAAACTGCATGGCGTTCCTGTTCCCGCGCCGAAACCGTCTCATCGCGGCGCGCAGCAGTAG
- a CDS encoding right-handed parallel beta-helix repeat-containing protein: MCPSRVLFTLIAGALLAALPGHAAASPALTATTLSAFQQTGEAASLGMVSFDANAPDTHTQQSGQAINFNVDARAGNQLDVVVIAWSEEQSAVVNAFAHTLTGEPWRIASTQLDNLPLGRSNLQLMLRSNGRVVDRAFHWVDVQPAPQRPASISFNNAPATWQKEVDGEVALNVEGNLPDGADMLVLAWSDEQSSMVDAFAHTLTGEPWRITQSQLNQLPEGRNNIQLLLRLPGQDNVRANHWIDVEAAPAPDPGNGGGIQPGLTVSFNNAPGSYTVGSGQNINLALSGDMPEGGDIMALAWSDEQGGMVDAFAHAIGSGPWQISSTQLDQLPDGRVNLQMRLRVPNAEVQQTSHWINVSRPGNGDDDNGNGGDPGDDDDNGNGGDPGNGDDDNGDGDDNGNGDDNGDDDNGNGDDNGDGPGDLDPPDPNFIDRSSNGWTDFRAPSGARVIYVSNSQGNDNNDGLAENRPVRSLNRAYSLLRNGQPDQMLLRRGDRWSETFPRWEKSGQSRNARMVIGTYGEGNRPIVGHGGGSGNTFVHRGVRRHIAIVGIEFDGRGRNNNLRLIGEFHDLHIEDCYLHGAQDNINAHQFNSGRPSGFTIRRSIIAESRPSGGSHSQGIYLGYMDNITIEDNIFDRNGLGGGARATIFNHNVYTYECNDVTIRNNIFSHASSFGLKLSSNTTGGSRRVLVEDNLFFGSPNGMSAGYSGGAGYGSPHNFQDLTIRRNLFTRIGGAINVGGNPTNQSFAVYVSSINRGQVDQNWFVHKPFEAGHSPIQFYDDKPNRDVMVQRNVIFNWYWNEARHPAIRLGPSVQSRWNEVKLPANRYVDASREVSTYHGWIGRQATMNAFVTEARKQGRNFWRPAYEAKSVIAYIREGYTQLANYD; this comes from the coding sequence ATGTGTCCTTCTCGTGTTCTGTTCACCCTCATCGCCGGAGCATTGTTAGCCGCTTTGCCCGGCCACGCGGCGGCCAGCCCAGCGCTGACCGCCACCACGCTGTCCGCTTTCCAGCAGACCGGCGAAGCCGCTTCGCTCGGCATGGTCTCGTTTGATGCCAATGCTCCGGACACCCACACCCAGCAGTCCGGCCAGGCCATCAACTTCAATGTCGACGCCCGCGCGGGCAATCAGCTCGACGTGGTCGTCATCGCATGGTCCGAAGAGCAGTCGGCGGTCGTTAACGCCTTCGCTCATACCCTCACGGGCGAACCGTGGCGGATCGCCTCGACCCAGCTGGACAACCTCCCGCTCGGCCGAAGCAACCTCCAGTTGATGCTGCGCAGCAACGGCCGGGTCGTCGACCGCGCGTTCCATTGGGTCGACGTTCAGCCGGCCCCCCAGCGGCCCGCAAGCATCAGCTTCAACAACGCCCCCGCTACATGGCAGAAGGAAGTCGATGGCGAGGTCGCCCTCAACGTCGAAGGCAACCTGCCCGACGGCGCGGACATGCTCGTGCTCGCCTGGTCTGACGAGCAGAGCAGCATGGTCGACGCCTTCGCCCACACCCTCACCGGGGAGCCCTGGCGGATCACGCAGTCGCAGCTTAACCAGTTGCCCGAAGGCCGAAACAACATCCAACTGCTGCTTCGCCTGCCCGGCCAGGACAACGTTCGCGCCAACCACTGGATCGACGTCGAGGCCGCACCCGCACCAGACCCCGGCAACGGCGGCGGCATCCAGCCCGGTTTGACCGTCAGCTTCAACAATGCGCCCGGCAGCTACACCGTCGGCTCGGGTCAGAACATCAATCTCGCGCTCTCCGGCGATATGCCTGAAGGCGGCGACATCATGGCCCTCGCCTGGTCCGATGAGCAGGGCGGTATGGTCGACGCTTTCGCACACGCCATCGGCAGTGGACCTTGGCAGATCAGCAGCACTCAGCTCGATCAACTGCCCGACGGCCGTGTCAACCTCCAAATGCGACTCCGCGTTCCCAACGCTGAAGTTCAGCAGACCAGCCACTGGATCAACGTCTCCCGCCCCGGCAACGGCGATGACGACAACGGCAATGGGGGTGACCCCGGCGACGACGATGACAACGGGAACGGCGGCGATCCCGGCAACGGTGACGATGACAATGGCGACGGCGACGACAATGGCAATGGCGACGACAACGGGGATGACGACAACGGCAACGGTGATGACAACGGCGACGGCCCCGGCGACCTCGACCCGCCCGACCCCAACTTCATCGACCGCTCCAGCAACGGCTGGACCGACTTCCGCGCACCCAGCGGCGCCCGCGTCATCTACGTTTCCAACTCGCAGGGCAATGACAACAACGACGGCCTGGCCGAAAACCGGCCCGTCCGATCGCTGAACAGGGCCTACAGCCTGCTGCGCAACGGCCAGCCCGACCAGATGCTCCTGCGACGAGGCGACCGCTGGTCGGAAACCTTCCCGCGATGGGAAAAGTCCGGCCAGTCTCGCAACGCCCGCATGGTCATCGGCACCTATGGCGAAGGTAACCGCCCCATCGTCGGACACGGCGGCGGCAGCGGCAACACCTTCGTCCACCGTGGCGTTCGTCGACACATCGCCATCGTCGGCATCGAGTTCGACGGCCGCGGACGAAACAACAACCTCCGACTCATCGGTGAGTTCCACGACCTGCACATCGAAGACTGCTACCTCCACGGTGCGCAGGACAACATCAACGCTCACCAGTTCAACAGTGGTCGGCCGTCGGGCTTCACCATCCGCCGATCCATCATCGCCGAGTCGCGACCCAGCGGCGGAAGCCACTCGCAGGGAATCTACCTCGGCTACATGGACAACATCACGATCGAAGACAACATCTTCGACCGTAACGGACTCGGCGGCGGCGCGCGAGCCACGATCTTCAACCACAACGTTTACACCTACGAGTGCAACGACGTCACCATCCGCAACAACATCTTTTCACATGCATCGAGCTTCGGCCTGAAGCTCAGCTCCAACACCACCGGCGGCTCGCGGCGCGTGCTCGTCGAAGATAACCTCTTCTTCGGCAGCCCCAACGGCATGTCGGCCGGCTACTCCGGCGGCGCAGGCTACGGCTCGCCGCACAACTTCCAGGATCTCACCATCCGCCGAAACCTCTTCACACGCATCGGCGGCGCAATCAACGTTGGCGGCAACCCCACCAACCAGTCGTTCGCCGTGTATGTGTCGAGCATCAATCGCGGCCAGGTCGATCAGAACTGGTTCGTCCACAAACCGTTCGAAGCCGGGCACAGCCCGATCCAGTTCTACGATGACAAGCCCAACCGCGATGTGATGGTGCAGCGGAACGTGATCTTCAACTGGTACTGGAACGAAGCCCGACACCCCGCGATCCGACTCGGCCCGAGCGTGCAGTCGCGGTGGAACGAGGTCAAGCTCCCGGCCAATCGATACGTCGACGCCAGCCGCGAGGTTTCGACCTACCACGGCTGGATCGGACGTCAGGCCACCATGAACGCTTTCGTCACCGAAGCACGCAAGCAAGGCCGTAACTTCTGGCGTCCCGCGTACGAAGCCAAGTCCGTCATCGCCTACATTCGTGAAGGCTATACGCAACTGGCCAACTACGACTGA